One Anaerobacillus alkaliphilus DNA window includes the following coding sequences:
- a CDS encoding dynamin family protein — protein MILPLFFLLIFSKIRYSRRGKDGAYKVIKEKLQLTLEGAFPFTSEEEHRLVKLREKEQTSTFEVAFCGHFSAGKSTILNTLLGAEVLPTSPIPTSANIIEIKNGIQGLTVHSKEEEPKVWHGEIPWNKVREWGMNGHAISKMTITAPLPFLGDHSCILDTPGVDSTDETHEAVTVEQLYTTDAIVYVMDYNHVQSETNLYFLKQLSLEKKLIYIVVNQIDKHNEEEIPFSMFKRSMEDVFGNWGIKYMGLYFTSMKNQSHSLNQFPIFEKQLKSLLYQSKQLSESTQLRLEHGFYHAVENRLQEEKLDSVSELLTEMKEKGFQTEQLHEEQELSEQLHDLTNYEEKYWEHFDLELGKLFKNVTLFPATTTDKARDWIESLQPDFKVGLLFAKKKTIEEQERRLEKLTSELQDKIKSQLIFHIQSYFQKVDRTQLSNAKEFEEAYGNLSFEVTGEYLKSRVLTNHSSREYVYTFTGEITSSIVREFREKTRALQQLWIQGIKEFIQIEIRNLEKRLDRFKEIKQYSEKINRVENEYGALIEDVQDILKQFPLDRHFQDQILKAMEGTYPEEKKAAFTNVILAQESVIEAEEMTEREVRNIDFSEEDTLHWLSNVKKALYKHQTTTILAQERNQLLDRIERYEKQTFIISLFGAFSAGKSSFANALLGAPVLPVSPNPTTATVSTVQQATEQYPHGTVVVYVKSRQSLEAEIQSVSEQLDVKLSLETISSWTPNMKVFISSWQKTYAEYLLTIKESLAGTDWKLGSERSVSVDDLQGLVADESKACLIEKVFIYYDAPITKKGIVLVDTPGVNSIHGRHTNVAFQQMRSSDAIFYLTYYNHAFSKADQYFLQQMAKVNESFQHDKLYFVINAADLAGSEGELHGVRKHVHDQLLRNGIQEPRLYHLSSKEGLKAKKENLGIETTFSKFERAFYDYTILELKQLSLTMITSELKQFVNKANDSLLFMKEETTTKQKKHEELKIIVQEQTLKVENASLTYAVRDVLHEFEQLVLYLRERMRYVLSDYFGTAINVSVITGNSKKELQEQLVAQIKEWRGLGEYFLKQELEATVIRMEEAIKERAKKWLADEATLLQKELPFLYVNQELSMDPIQVDLDDLHIKIETGNYLSFIKSKKDFFENGMVKNLKEVLVADGVEKSSFLIKDSSERYIQAFEESFVSVEDELKVQLKVAIINELRRFEALFDQGEQSSLEEEFETLRKYLI, from the coding sequence ATGATTTTACCGCTTTTCTTTCTTCTCATTTTTTCGAAAATTCGCTATAGTAGAAGAGGTAAGGATGGTGCATATAAAGTGATCAAAGAAAAATTACAGTTAACCCTTGAGGGAGCGTTCCCTTTTACGAGTGAAGAAGAACACCGATTAGTAAAGCTCCGTGAGAAAGAACAGACATCAACGTTTGAAGTGGCTTTTTGTGGACATTTTTCCGCTGGCAAATCAACAATCCTAAATACATTACTAGGAGCGGAAGTACTGCCAACAAGCCCAATACCTACGAGTGCCAATATCATTGAAATAAAAAATGGCATTCAAGGTTTAACCGTTCACTCAAAGGAAGAGGAACCAAAAGTATGGCATGGCGAAATCCCTTGGAACAAAGTGAGAGAATGGGGAATGAATGGGCATGCGATATCGAAAATGACGATAACAGCGCCGCTCCCGTTTTTAGGTGATCATAGCTGTATACTAGATACACCAGGTGTTGACTCAACAGATGAAACACATGAGGCTGTCACTGTTGAACAGCTTTATACGACGGATGCAATTGTCTATGTGATGGATTATAATCATGTGCAATCAGAGACAAATTTATATTTTTTAAAACAATTATCCCTGGAAAAGAAGCTTATTTATATTGTCGTAAACCAAATTGATAAACATAACGAAGAAGAAATTCCTTTTTCAATGTTTAAGAGGTCTATGGAAGATGTTTTTGGTAATTGGGGAATTAAGTATATGGGCCTTTATTTTACGTCGATGAAAAACCAAAGCCACTCATTAAACCAGTTTCCTATCTTTGAAAAGCAATTAAAATCTTTGCTTTATCAGAGTAAACAGTTAAGTGAAAGTACTCAATTAAGGTTAGAACACGGGTTTTACCATGCAGTTGAAAACCGTCTTCAAGAAGAGAAGTTAGATAGTGTTAGTGAATTACTCACTGAAATGAAAGAAAAAGGCTTCCAAACAGAACAGCTACATGAAGAGCAAGAATTATCTGAGCAATTACATGACTTAACGAACTACGAGGAAAAATATTGGGAACATTTTGATCTCGAGCTTGGAAAGCTATTTAAAAATGTGACGCTTTTTCCTGCGACGACAACAGATAAAGCACGCGATTGGATTGAGAGTCTTCAACCAGATTTTAAAGTTGGTCTTCTATTTGCGAAAAAGAAAACGATTGAAGAGCAAGAAAGACGTTTAGAAAAATTAACGTCGGAACTTCAAGATAAAATTAAATCTCAGCTGATCTTCCATATTCAAAGCTATTTTCAAAAGGTCGATCGAACGCAGTTAAGTAATGCAAAAGAATTTGAAGAAGCTTATGGAAACTTATCTTTTGAAGTGACTGGGGAGTACTTGAAATCTCGAGTCCTAACAAATCATTCAAGTAGGGAATATGTGTACACGTTTACTGGAGAAATCACTAGTAGTATTGTGAGGGAATTCAGAGAAAAAACAAGAGCATTACAGCAATTGTGGATTCAAGGGATAAAAGAGTTTATACAAATAGAAATTAGGAACCTGGAAAAGCGGTTGGATAGGTTCAAGGAAATTAAGCAATACAGTGAAAAAATCAATCGTGTGGAAAACGAGTACGGTGCGCTAATAGAGGATGTCCAAGACATTCTTAAGCAATTTCCACTAGACCGACATTTTCAGGATCAAATCCTAAAAGCGATGGAAGGAACGTACCCTGAAGAGAAAAAAGCAGCTTTTACAAATGTAATCTTAGCTCAAGAGAGTGTGATTGAAGCTGAAGAAATGACGGAAAGAGAAGTTAGGAACATTGATTTCTCCGAAGAAGACACTCTTCATTGGTTGTCTAACGTTAAGAAAGCATTATACAAGCATCAGACAACGACCATCTTAGCGCAGGAACGAAATCAATTGCTGGATCGAATTGAACGTTATGAGAAACAGACGTTTATCATATCATTATTTGGCGCGTTTAGTGCTGGAAAGTCTAGTTTTGCCAATGCACTCCTAGGCGCACCTGTATTACCTGTATCACCTAATCCAACAACAGCGACAGTTAGTACTGTTCAACAAGCAACTGAACAATATCCACATGGCACGGTTGTCGTTTATGTTAAGTCTAGACAGAGCTTAGAAGCCGAAATCCAATCTGTTTCAGAACAATTAGATGTGAAACTCTCACTAGAGACGATTTCATCATGGACACCGAATATGAAAGTGTTTATCTCTAGTTGGCAAAAAACCTATGCGGAGTACCTTTTAACCATTAAAGAAAGTTTAGCAGGAACTGATTGGAAGTTAGGTTCGGAGCGGAGCGTTTCGGTTGATGACTTACAGGGACTAGTTGCTGATGAAAGTAAAGCTTGCTTAATCGAAAAAGTATTTATATACTACGATGCACCAATTACCAAAAAAGGGATTGTTCTTGTCGATACACCGGGAGTTAACTCTATCCACGGTCGACATACGAACGTGGCGTTTCAACAAATGAGGTCTTCTGACGCCATCTTCTATCTAACGTATTATAATCATGCGTTTTCCAAAGCAGACCAATATTTCTTACAGCAAATGGCCAAAGTGAACGAAAGCTTCCAGCATGATAAATTATATTTTGTCATTAATGCGGCAGACTTGGCTGGTAGTGAAGGTGAATTGCACGGTGTTCGTAAGCATGTTCATGACCAATTACTAAGAAATGGTATTCAGGAACCTCGTCTGTACCATCTATCAAGTAAAGAGGGTCTGAAGGCTAAGAAAGAAAATTTAGGAATTGAAACTACATTTTCAAAATTTGAAAGAGCCTTTTATGACTATACAATTTTAGAGTTAAAGCAGCTTAGCTTAACAATGATCACGAGCGAGTTAAAACAGTTCGTAAATAAAGCTAACGACAGCCTTTTATTTATGAAAGAAGAAACCACAACAAAGCAAAAGAAACACGAAGAGCTTAAGATTATTGTGCAGGAGCAAACCCTTAAGGTAGAAAATGCTTCGCTCACATATGCTGTTCGTGACGTATTGCATGAATTTGAACAACTAGTGTTATATCTTCGCGAGCGAATGCGTTACGTTCTGAGTGACTACTTCGGCACAGCGATTAATGTGTCTGTTATTACTGGAAACAGTAAAAAAGAACTTCAAGAACAACTAGTGGCTCAAATAAAGGAATGGCGGGGCTTAGGAGAATATTTCTTAAAGCAAGAACTTGAAGCAACAGTCATTCGTATGGAAGAAGCGATAAAGGAAAGAGCAAAGAAATGGTTGGCCGACGAAGCAACACTATTACAAAAAGAATTACCATTCTTATATGTAAATCAAGAACTTTCAATGGATCCAATTCAAGTAGATTTAGATGATCTTCATATCAAAATTGAGACGGGGAACTATCTATCGTTTATTAAATCTAAAAAGGACTTCTTTGAAAATGGAATGGTAAAAAACTTGAAAGAAGTATTAGTAGCTGATGGCGTAGAAAAATCTAGTTTCTTAATCAAAGATAGCTCTGAACGCTATATTCAAGCATTTGAAGAAAGCTTTGTTTCTGTTGAAGATGAATTAAAAGTGCAATTAAAGGTAGCGATAATTAACGAACTACGACGTTTTGAAGCGCTATTCGATCAGGGTGAACAATCTTCTTTAGAAGAGGAATTTGAAACGTTACGTAAGTATCTAATTTAG
- a CDS encoding ribonuclease H-like domain-containing protein — protein MSLKNKLSRMKGHMQLPERQVAETKLVEIGEDWSQLNGQALFLDEQWTIYREINYPLDFQLGVHRFSELNEIVQLWNEAGMQHPLSTKGVSGEQLLFFDTETTGLGTGTGNTIFLLGYCYLAKDHVKVKQFFLPGPAHEAAMYYHFLEDVKELSNLVTYNGKAFDWPQVKTRHTLVRDQVPKLPKFGHYDLLHASRRLWKDTLPSCRLSIVEKEILQIHRDGDTPGSLAPLLYFDYLREKDPTIIEGVLKHNEMDVLSLIVLFIHLSKKLLTNTNNTMKENYEIARWFEKEKELGKATELYELVAKNTSSSQSQALLALGLLLKKQKQLEEAMDCFHLLAEREGTTSIAGCIELAKLYEHQWKDIEKAFFFTERAYQRQKQISRLLKEKKLLGDFKIRLDRLEKKR, from the coding sequence ATGTCATTAAAAAATAAGCTTTCTCGAATGAAAGGTCATATGCAGTTACCTGAAAGGCAAGTAGCCGAAACAAAACTAGTTGAAATTGGTGAAGATTGGTCCCAGTTAAATGGTCAAGCGCTATTTTTAGATGAGCAGTGGACAATTTACCGAGAGATAAACTATCCTCTTGATTTTCAACTAGGGGTACATCGCTTCTCGGAATTGAATGAAATTGTCCAGTTATGGAATGAGGCAGGAATGCAGCATCCTCTATCAACAAAAGGTGTTAGTGGCGAGCAATTGCTATTTTTTGATACGGAAACGACAGGACTTGGTACTGGTACTGGGAACACGATTTTTTTACTAGGTTATTGTTATTTAGCGAAAGATCATGTGAAAGTAAAGCAATTCTTTTTACCTGGTCCGGCTCATGAAGCAGCGATGTACTATCATTTTCTTGAAGATGTAAAAGAGTTATCGAATTTAGTGACTTACAATGGCAAGGCGTTCGATTGGCCTCAAGTAAAAACTAGGCATACTCTAGTCAGGGATCAAGTTCCAAAACTACCGAAATTCGGACACTATGATTTACTTCATGCTTCTAGAAGACTGTGGAAAGATACACTGCCGTCTTGTCGTCTTTCTATTGTAGAAAAGGAAATTTTGCAGATTCATCGAGATGGGGACACACCTGGAAGTCTTGCTCCACTCTTATATTTTGATTATTTACGAGAGAAAGACCCTACAATCATTGAAGGTGTTCTAAAGCACAATGAGATGGATGTCTTATCGTTAATCGTTTTATTTATCCATCTATCTAAAAAACTACTAACTAATACAAATAATACGATGAAGGAAAACTATGAAATTGCCCGTTGGTTTGAGAAAGAAAAGGAATTGGGCAAAGCAACAGAGCTTTATGAACTAGTTGCTAAAAACACTTCTAGTAGCCAAAGTCAAGCATTATTAGCTTTAGGTCTACTGCTTAAAAAGCAAAAACAGTTAGAGGAAGCAATGGATTGCTTTCATTTGTTAGCTGAAAGAGAAGGCACTACCTCGATTGCTGGCTGTATAGAGCTAGCCAAACTTTACGAGCACCAATGGAAGGATATCGAGAAGGCGTTCTTTTTTACTGAGCGTGCTTATCAAAGACAAAAGCAAATTAGCAGATTATTAAAAGAGAAAAAGCTCTTAGGTGATTTTAAAATACGGCTGGACCGATTAGAAAAAAAGCGGTAA
- a CDS encoding DEAD/DEAH box helicase encodes MKKLSLQQFIEELRDDENVVHWHEIEGQEAKTVPFPSTIDRRIIEALISRGVNELYTHQGSAFELALAGKSFTAITPTASGKTLCYNLPVLQQICEDPSSRALYIFPTKALAQDQRSELNEVIDAIGADIKGFTYDGDTAPNIRQVVRKAGHIVITNPDMLHSAILPHHTKWVSLFENLKYVVIDELHTYRGVFGSHVANVVRRLKRICAYYGSDPVFICTSATIANPEELSETLTGKKMTVINNNGAPRGKKHFVFYNPPIINKPLQIRKSTTVEVKRLASKLLSNQIKTIVFARSRVRVEIILSHLQELVAKQLGKKSIRGYRGGYLPKQRREIEQGLRSGDIKGVVSTNALELGVDIGQLQACVMTGYPGSIASVWQQAGRAGRRHDEALIIMVANSTPIDQFLVQQPEYFFEATPEHARINPDNLIILVDHLKCAAYELPFKQGDLFDGVDVEDVLHFLTEEQVLHHQQNKWFWMNESFPAHNISLRSAAQENVVIIDQTDVANHQVIGEMDTFSAMTLLHDEALYLHEGTQYQVEKLDWEEKKAFVREVDVDYFTDANLAVQLKVLEVDKQKTHANCSIEFGDVTVNAMATIFKKIKLSTFETIGSGPIHLPEQELHTNATWIQFEESVQEEIGKEAMENALLGLSHVLQAVSSVYVMCDRNDLRVVPQMKAVHSGKPTIFLYDRYPGGVGLSEDVYKHIKVILERTKHYIRACTCEEGCPSCVGVGSKENTKELSLTLLARLLEARDADVIKK; translated from the coding sequence TTGAAAAAGTTATCGCTACAACAATTTATTGAAGAACTTAGAGATGATGAAAATGTCGTGCATTGGCATGAAATTGAAGGCCAAGAGGCAAAAACGGTTCCTTTTCCTTCGACAATAGATAGACGAATTATTGAGGCCCTTATTTCTAGAGGGGTTAACGAATTATATACACATCAAGGTTCAGCCTTTGAGCTAGCACTTGCAGGGAAGAGCTTTACAGCGATTACCCCGACAGCTTCAGGGAAGACGCTTTGCTATAATCTACCAGTCCTACAGCAAATTTGTGAAGATCCATCGAGTAGAGCCTTGTATATCTTTCCAACGAAGGCGCTAGCACAAGATCAACGTAGTGAGTTAAACGAAGTGATTGATGCTATTGGTGCAGATATTAAAGGATTTACTTATGATGGTGACACGGCACCTAATATTCGCCAAGTAGTTCGAAAAGCAGGACATATTGTAATAACAAATCCTGATATGCTACATTCAGCTATTTTACCTCATCATACAAAATGGGTCTCATTGTTTGAAAACTTGAAATATGTCGTTATTGATGAACTACATACATACCGTGGTGTGTTTGGAAGCCATGTGGCAAATGTTGTTCGAAGGTTAAAGAGAATTTGTGCCTATTATGGAAGTGACCCTGTGTTTATTTGTACATCTGCAACCATTGCTAATCCAGAGGAACTAAGTGAGACTCTGACGGGGAAAAAGATGACGGTTATTAATAATAATGGTGCCCCTCGTGGGAAAAAGCACTTTGTTTTCTACAATCCGCCAATTATTAATAAACCGTTACAAATAAGAAAAAGCACAACCGTTGAAGTAAAAAGACTCGCTTCTAAACTACTATCAAACCAAATCAAAACGATTGTTTTTGCGAGAAGTAGAGTTCGAGTGGAAATCATACTTAGTCACTTACAAGAACTTGTTGCGAAACAACTAGGGAAAAAGTCGATTAGGGGGTACAGGGGTGGGTACTTGCCTAAGCAGCGCCGCGAGATTGAGCAGGGGCTAAGGTCTGGTGATATCAAAGGGGTTGTCAGTACGAATGCCCTAGAATTAGGCGTAGATATAGGACAACTTCAGGCATGCGTGATGACTGGGTATCCAGGAAGCATTGCTAGTGTTTGGCAGCAAGCAGGTAGAGCCGGTCGTAGGCATGACGAAGCGTTAATCATTATGGTTGCTAATTCTACCCCGATCGATCAGTTTTTAGTTCAGCAACCAGAATATTTCTTTGAAGCAACACCTGAACACGCGAGGATTAATCCAGACAATTTAATCATCTTAGTGGATCATTTGAAATGTGCAGCATATGAGCTTCCGTTTAAACAAGGAGACTTATTTGATGGTGTAGATGTAGAGGATGTCCTTCATTTCCTAACGGAAGAGCAAGTATTACATCACCAACAAAATAAATGGTTTTGGATGAACGAGTCTTTTCCTGCTCACAATATTAGTTTACGGTCAGCTGCACAAGAAAACGTCGTTATTATTGATCAAACTGATGTGGCCAACCACCAAGTGATAGGTGAAATGGATACCTTTAGTGCGATGACGTTACTTCATGATGAGGCACTTTATCTGCATGAAGGGACGCAATACCAAGTAGAGAAATTGGATTGGGAAGAAAAGAAAGCTTTTGTAAGAGAAGTCGATGTTGACTATTTTACCGATGCGAATTTAGCCGTTCAATTAAAGGTACTAGAGGTAGATAAGCAAAAAACTCATGCGAATTGTTCGATTGAGTTTGGCGATGTCACCGTGAATGCCATGGCAACAATTTTCAAAAAGATAAAACTTTCGACGTTCGAAACCATTGGCTCTGGTCCAATTCATTTACCTGAGCAAGAGTTACACACGAATGCCACGTGGATCCAGTTTGAAGAAAGCGTACAAGAGGAAATTGGTAAGGAAGCCATGGAGAATGCGTTGCTTGGCCTTTCTCACGTCCTACAGGCAGTTTCAAGCGTGTATGTGATGTGTGATCGAAACGACCTACGAGTTGTACCACAAATGAAAGCAGTTCATTCCGGCAAACCGACTATCTTTTTATACGACAGATACCCAGGTGGGGTTGGTTTAAGTGAGGATGTTTATAAACATATCAAGGTAATCCTAGAACGAACAAAGCATTATATCAGAGCATGTACCTGTGAGGAAGGCTGTCCGTCTTGTGTTGGCGTAGGTTCGAAAGAAAACACGAAAGAACTCTCCCTAACATTACTAGCGAGACTATTAGAAGCGAGGGACGCTGATGTCATTAAAAAATAA
- a CDS encoding DUF5058 family protein — MQQVMEIANSNVIWLFASLVITMVFIQGVIFIKLATNAGKSLGMTNSEVSSALKTGAISSIGPSLGIMVVAISLITFLGDPLTLMRIGIIGSAPIEALGASLGANAYGVDLGAENFSPQALTTVVWVLCLGGAGGLFVVATFTKSMGKMEKKIIAKKGDGKIMIVVTTAAMIGAFSFLASGEMIKGSIHTMVGFASGITMMGIVLISNKFQIRWLKEWSLGLAIVSGLFFGYIII, encoded by the coding sequence GTGCAACAGGTAATGGAAATAGCAAATAGCAACGTAATTTGGCTGTTTGCCTCATTGGTTATTACTATGGTATTCATTCAAGGTGTTATTTTTATTAAGCTAGCTACTAATGCTGGTAAGAGCCTAGGCATGACCAACTCCGAGGTGAGTAGTGCTTTAAAAACAGGAGCAATTAGCTCTATTGGGCCTTCTTTAGGGATTATGGTCGTTGCGATTTCGCTGATAACTTTTCTAGGAGACCCACTTACACTTATGCGAATCGGAATTATCGGATCTGCACCAATCGAGGCTTTAGGTGCTAGTCTTGGGGCAAACGCCTATGGAGTTGACCTTGGCGCAGAAAACTTCAGCCCTCAAGCTCTTACAACAGTCGTATGGGTTTTATGCCTTGGAGGAGCTGGTGGGCTTTTTGTCGTAGCCACATTTACAAAATCTATGGGAAAGATGGAAAAGAAAATCATTGCCAAAAAGGGTGATGGAAAAATTATGATTGTTGTTACAACAGCTGCAATGATCGGTGCTTTTAGTTTTTTAGCTAGTGGAGAAATGATAAAGGGGTCCATACATACAATGGTTGGTTTTGCTTCTGGAATCACGATGATGGGTATCGTTCTAATTTCTAATAAATTCCAAATAAGGTGGTTAAAAGAATGGTCCCTAGGTCTAGCAATAGTAAGTGGATTATTTTTCGGCTATATCATCATTTAA
- a CDS encoding small-conductance mechanosensitive channel, producing the protein MEGVKKEDTTILPSSENMEFYYKRAHFWGRTSIWIVIILSLLLPLYLSFILGYHPGWKPIIAGYLAYAALMGLAWTMEPVMYYPTLGTSGTYLAFLTGNISNMCLPSAAAAQNSVGAEPGTKKGEIAATLGIGAASLVNIAILLPIIFLGSYLLSILPETIYKMFEFILPAIFGGIVGQFAIKKPLFGVVGIVTALSIHLLAPAALQNIFVSLLVTITLCVYLNSKLPQNG; encoded by the coding sequence ATGGAAGGTGTAAAAAAAGAAGATACTACTATATTACCTTCATCGGAAAATATGGAGTTCTATTATAAAAGAGCTCACTTTTGGGGACGTACATCCATATGGATAGTTATTATTCTATCGCTATTACTTCCTCTTTATCTCTCTTTCATCTTAGGTTATCACCCAGGTTGGAAACCTATTATTGCAGGGTATCTAGCTTACGCAGCTTTAATGGGTTTAGCATGGACGATGGAACCCGTCATGTATTATCCAACTTTAGGTACATCAGGTACTTATTTGGCCTTTTTAACAGGCAATATATCAAATATGTGTCTTCCTTCAGCAGCTGCTGCACAAAACTCAGTAGGAGCTGAACCTGGTACAAAAAAAGGAGAAATTGCAGCTACGTTAGGAATTGGTGCTGCTTCCCTTGTTAATATAGCTATTCTATTACCTATTATTTTTCTAGGTTCATACCTCTTATCAATTCTACCGGAAACCATTTACAAAATGTTTGAATTTATATTACCTGCAATTTTTGGAGGTATTGTTGGACAATTTGCGATTAAAAAGCCATTGTTTGGTGTCGTAGGAATTGTTACTGCACTTTCCATACATTTACTCGCACCAGCAGCTTTGCAAAATATTTTCGTTAGTCTCCTTGTAACAATAACCCTTTGTGTTTATCTTAATTCAAAGCTACCACAGAATGGTTAG
- a CDS encoding M20/M25/M40 family metallo-hydrolase, producing MNQQTNIHNRPELILQKLIQFNTTNPPGHEKACIDYINELLSGYGIESKIVSRDENRPNLIARIKGQGTASPLMLYGHVDVVTTENQSWTYPPFSGEIIDGYVWGRGAIDMKGCVAMMISAFLKAKIENTPLPGDVLLVILSDEENGGNFGAKFLVETHPELFAGVKYALGEFGGFSMELDGKRFYPIMVAEKQMSWLKISIRGQGGHGSMPVRDGVMSKLAEVLDKLNQPLPVHITPVITEMIEGIANVMPFPKKQILKQLLNPKMTRTVLKLLGEQGKTFEAILHHTVSATVIRTSDKINVIPGEITVELDGRILPGFKEEEFLVELKALINDPSIKLEVIRSDITSAKRDMKLFNRLASIIRESDPSGIPIPFVLPGVTDGRFFSSLGIQTYGFTPMKLPSEFKFLKTVHAEDERIPVDALYFGTDGLFKAIQTFGD from the coding sequence ATGAACCAACAAACCAATATTCATAATAGACCAGAACTTATTTTACAAAAACTTATTCAATTTAATACTACTAACCCTCCAGGTCATGAGAAAGCTTGTATAGATTATATTAATGAGCTATTAAGTGGGTATGGAATTGAGTCTAAAATTGTCAGTCGAGATGAAAATAGACCCAATTTAATTGCAAGAATAAAAGGGCAAGGTACAGCCTCTCCTCTAATGTTATACGGACACGTTGATGTCGTTACGACAGAAAATCAAAGTTGGACATACCCGCCTTTTTCAGGTGAGATTATTGATGGCTATGTATGGGGCCGCGGTGCCATAGATATGAAAGGCTGTGTAGCAATGATGATCTCTGCCTTTCTAAAAGCAAAAATAGAAAATACCCCTCTACCAGGAGATGTACTTTTAGTCATTTTAAGTGATGAAGAAAATGGCGGGAATTTTGGTGCAAAGTTCTTAGTAGAAACACACCCTGAACTATTTGCAGGAGTTAAATATGCTTTAGGAGAATTTGGTGGATTTTCAATGGAACTAGATGGAAAACGCTTCTATCCAATTATGGTTGCTGAAAAGCAAATGAGCTGGTTAAAAATATCCATCAGAGGACAAGGTGGGCACGGATCAATGCCTGTCCGGGATGGAGTAATGAGTAAACTAGCAGAGGTTTTAGATAAATTGAACCAACCTTTACCTGTCCATATTACTCCTGTTATCACCGAAATGATTGAAGGTATAGCGAACGTAATGCCTTTTCCCAAAAAACAAATTTTAAAGCAATTACTTAATCCTAAAATGACACGAACAGTCTTAAAATTACTAGGAGAGCAAGGAAAAACGTTTGAAGCGATATTGCACCACACTGTATCCGCAACAGTTATCCGAACAAGCGACAAAATCAATGTTATCCCTGGAGAAATTACAGTTGAATTGGACGGAAGAATTTTACCTGGCTTCAAAGAAGAAGAGTTTCTAGTAGAGTTAAAAGCTCTAATTAACGACCCTTCTATTAAATTAGAGGTCATCCGTTCTGATATAACTTCTGCAAAACGAGATATGAAGCTATTCAACCGGTTAGCATCCATAATAAGAGAGAGTGACCCTTCAGGTATTCCTATTCCTTTCGTCCTTCCAGGAGTAACAGACGGCCGTTTTTTTTCTAGCCTTGGAATTCAAACCTATGGATTTACACCGATGAAACTTCCATCTGAATTTAAGTTCTTAAAAACTGTCCATGCAGAAGATGAAAGAATTCCTGTTGATGCACTATATTTTGGTACTGATGGATTATTTAAAGCGATACAAACATTTGGTGATTAA